From the genome of SAR202 cluster bacterium:
TGGTGTCGCCGACGTTAAGCTGGCCGTCCCGGACGATGTCGCCCAGGTGCGCCTGCTGCTCGGTTGCGGTTATCCGCATTGTGATGATCTGCAGGCTGATAATCACGTCCAGAATGCTGACCTGGCCGTCGCCGTTAAGGTCGCCGCACATGCCCGTTATCACCGGCGTGGGCCGGTTGCCGAAGTGCATGCCGTTCAGGTGCATGCCGTCGTACACCATCGGCCTGTGGGCGCCGTCGCCCATCGGGAACGTCTGCGTCCAGCCCGACTGCCGCACCTCGCGGACCACGTACATGCCGGCGTCAAGGTCCGCAAAGCGGTACATGCCCGCCTCGTTGACCGCCGCCGTACCGATGTTATCGTCCATGGTGACCATGGAAGGCTCTCCGGAGTCCAGCATGCCGTTGTCGTTCAGGTCGAGGTAGACCGTCCAGCCCGGCAGGCTCGGCTCACCCTCGTCCCACATGCCGTTGTTGTTGATGTCCTTGAACTTGAAGACGCTGATGCTTCCCTTGACTGGGGTCAGCCTGTTCCCAAAGTTCAGCATGTTGAAAGTCTGGCCGGGCTCCAGGTGCACCATCTCCTGGCCCATCTCGGGCCTGGTGACCGTCCAGCCGGCCTGCTGAGTCTCGCGTATTACGTAGTCTCCGGCCGGCAGGCCGCCTATCTCCCAGTAGCCGAGCTCGCTCGGCTCCGTATCGGGATTATCAACCATAGTATAGGCGTAGCGCTCGTCGGTGTCCCACACGCCGTTGTTGTTGGAGTCTATAAAGATCTGCCAGCCGGGCATGCCGGGCCCGCCGTTGTCCCAGACGCCATTGTTATTGAGGTCATTGAACTTGTAGCCGCCCAGCTTGCCGGTCGAGGGGGCCGTCATCCGGTTGCCGAACGCCAGGTCCATGCGGACCTCGCCCTGGGCCAGCGTCACGACGTAGGAACCGTCGCCTGCCGGCGCGGTCTGCGTCCAGCCCTCCTGCACAACCTCGCGAATGACGTACGTGCCCGCGTCGAGGCCGGGGAAGAAGAACATACCCGTCTCGTTCCCAGGCGTGCTCGGGACGTCCATGCCCGTCATCATCCCGGGCTCGCCGTCGTCCCATGTGCCGTCGTTGTTGAGGTCCAGGTAGACGCCAACGCCTAACAGGGGAGAATCGCCCTCGTCGATGACGCCGTTGCCGTTGAGATCGTTGAACTTGAACCCGCCGATGCCGCCCTTGTGTTCCTTCGGGCCGCCCTCAGGGCAGGGGAGCATCCACAGGATCTTGTCCATGTCCGTTGCGCCGCTCGTCTTGCGCAGGCGGAAGTGGCCGTTAAGGCCCGTAATCTTGATGACGTAGCTGTCATCAGTCGCGCCCAGGAACCCGACCGGAGTCGGCGTGCCGGGCGTCAGCGACACCGTCGTCGGCCCAATGATCGTGGCCATCGTCGATGCGCTGAATATCTCGATAGTAGCCGACGTGGACTGCGGAGGCACGCCCACGCCCGCGGGGTCCGTCTCGAGCTCAATCCAGACGTCTTCGCCGGTCGCGGTCCTGATGGCCCAGTACTGGTCCGTATCCTCCAGGTACCGCGGGTCTGAGTTGAAGCCGATAGAAAGGTGCGGGTTGTCCTTGCCCAGCTTGTAGTGCCGGGCCGTGCCGCTGAACGAGACAGTAACGTCGTAAAGCTTGTGCGGCAGCAACGACAGATGCAGCCAGCCCTCGGCGTCGCCGGTGGCCGGATGGTTGACCGTTATCGTCTGCGTGCCCGCCTCGTCAACGACCGTGACGGTAATGGAACCCGTCTCGGAAGCATTGACGGAAGAAGCGACCACGCGGAAGTCGACCGGCGCGGTGGGAGCGGTAGGCTCCGTCCACGCCAGCTTCCAATCGTGAGTCTGGTCCCCTTCGAATATGCCGATAACGCAAGAGCAGTCTTCAGGCTGCCCTCCGTCGCCGGTCTCAAAGTTGCCGAAGTCAAGCCCGCCTATCGCCCCGCCAGCGTGCACATCGATCTGGTGCGTGCCGTGCGACGGGCCGACGAGGTTGCGAAGCTCGCCGTCCGGGTACTGCTCGGTATGAATGTCCAGGTACAGCATTCCGTTTTCAAGCATATCTATCTGCTGCTGCACCGTCAGGCCCTCGCCTGCTATGTCGGCAAGCTGGACGTAGCCCATTGCAGGGCCGCCGATGGCCCACTGGAGCGGGTCGACGGCAGCCAGGAGGTCGTAGAGAACGTTGCCGACCTCCCCGACCGCGCCGCGATGGATGTGAATTCCGGTCACGTCGCTTGCGACCCACTGCATGCCAACGTAGAAATGAAGGGTGTTGTCCTGCGGATTGAGGTTGAATACACCCCAGCCCCTTGCCGTCGATGTCGTGCCGGTGGGCGAGACGTACTGTCCTTCCAGTATCGACCACCAGCGCGGCGGGTAGCTCTGGAACCAACCGTCCTGCGGGACTTCGCGGACCGAGTGCGGGCCTGGCGGCACGTTCTCGATCATCCACATGCCATTCTCGTCTGTGATGGCGAAGAGCTCGCCCTCGGTCCAGACGCCCGTCGGCGCAAAGTCGTCGACGAATATCTTCCAACCGGCCAGGGGCGGCTCTCCGGACTCCCATACGCCGTTGTGGTTCCGGTCGTTCCACTTCTGGCCGTAGATGATGCCGCCGGTGGGCGCCAGGGCGTTTCCGAACTGCACGTTTATGAGGAACATCCCGGGGTCCAGGTTAACGTCGTAGTAGCCGGGTGTGAGCGGCTGGGTCTGCATCCAGCCGGCCTGCTGCTCCTCGCGCACGTACACCAGCACGCCCGCGGGCACGCTCTCAATCGTGAAGACGCCGTTCATGTTGGTGATCGAGTAAGGCTCGTTCAGGTCCCACGACCCGTTCATGTTAAGGTCAACGTATATGCGCCAGCCGTAGAGGCCGGGCTCGCCGTCCCTCTGGCCGTTGCGATTCTCGTCGTTGTACTTCACGCCGGAAATCGTGCCTGTCGGCCCCGTCTCAAAATGTATCCCGAAGGTCAGGTGGACCTCGGAGCCGGGCTCAACATCCGAGAAGCACTGGTCGTCAAAACTGGCCGGGTAGGTCTTCACGGCGCTGGGCGGCAATGAGACCTGGAAACAGTTGTTAATTTCGATCGGCAGGTCGTGCATTTCGTACCAGCCGGTGGAGTCTGTAGTGGTGGCCGGACCGGAGGGAACGCACGCGCCGGATTCATCCGCCCGGCACACTTCGATCCCCTCGATGACCGTCTCTCCGCTGTCCCAGTTGCCGTTGCCGTTCGTATCGTTGAATACGAATCCGGAGACCGCGAAAGTCTGTGCATCCCTGCGGTTGCCGAAGCCGGCGAAAAGGGCAAAGATCGGCTGGGCAGGCGTTGGTGTGATCTCCCAGTATCCGGCGGCCGGATAAGTCTGGGTCCAGCCCGGTTGTTGAACCTCTCGTATGCGATACGTAGCGCCAAAGGGCAGGTACATGAATCTGAACCACCCGCCGTCGTCAGTTACGCTGACGGGCTCGTCCACATCCAATTCGCCGTTGTTGTTTACGTCGATGTAGATAGTCCAGCCCGGAAGCATGGGCTCTGACGATGTTTGTGAACCGTCGCCATTCAGGTCATTCCACTTTCTGCCGGCAACCTGGCCGGGCAGGTACCTGTTGCCGAAGGCGGCAGGGTTCACAACTTCCATCGTAGTATCGTCAAGGTAGACCTGCCAGGACATGCCGAGAATCGGGAACGTCTGCAGCCAGAATTGCTGATGGACCTCCCTCACAACGTAGGTGGTGTTTAGAGCAAGGTTAACAAAGTGGAACCACCCGCCGTCGTCAGTTACGCTGACGGGCTCGTCCACATCCAATTCGCCGTTGTTGTTTACGTCGATGTAGATAGTCCAGCCCGGAAGCATGGGCTCTGACGATGTTTGTGAACCGTCGCCATTCAGGTCATTCCACTTGTGGCCCGAGACACTGGCCAGCGGTAGTTGTTTGTTGCCGAAGTTCAAGCCTTCCTCGACCGGCCCGGCCTGGAACCAGGCCTCGTGGTATCCCGCGGCCGGATAGGTCTGCGCCCACCCGACGGCCGGGAGTTGCTCGCGGACGATTACCGGCAGGTTGGTCATGCTTACGGTGAGCT
Proteins encoded in this window:
- a CDS encoding CHRD domain-containing protein, yielding MVTLETPAGIENVYLTGSSMVFVFFPGAEGSAQDHNGDGLEEVQTEMIAMNLVGHSSMGPVIVRESPTLQSLGMLRETVNNVPGTLDVPPFTSVGTVDSFFDIFTELSIDGGANWIPASNQTRIRGTMTHKPAAMNNVFQTDPVFNPPSYGPFRVISIGFRPVTDTSIPNTVNVSGFKFRDDDGNGAMDSGEPGIFGFWVFADVNGNGAFDIGEPTTETGNNGFFTLSGIPNTGVRIYEVQQSGYVQTWPPSGYHQLNTYPPGSELIRHFGNRPETPVGSIVGYKWHDQDGDTFVGTGESYLAGWSIYVDLDNNAALDAAEPYAVTDSNGYYEIHGLAAGAGYYVREQQQHGWEQTFPANGVPHHVASLTIGKTYMDFGNRQLPPDGLISGYKWEDINGDGDWDQADGEAGLAGWRFYADLNNNGFLDSGEPWADTDGTGHYQLTVSMTNLPVIVREQLPAVGWAQTYPAAGYHEAWFQAGPVEEGLNFGNKQLPLASVSGHKWNDLNGDGSQTSSEPMLPGWTIYIDVNNNGELDVDEPVSVTDDGGWFHFVNLALNTTYVVREVHQQFWLQTFPILGMSWQVYLDDTTMEVVNPAAFGNRYLPGQVAGRKWNDLNGDGSQTSSEPMLPGWTIYIDVNNNGELDVDEPVSVTDDGGWFRFMYLPFGATYRIREVQQPGWTQTYPAAGYWEITPTPAQPIFALFAGFGNRRDAQTFAVSGFVFNDTNGNGNWDSGETVIEGIEVCRADESGACVPSGPATTTDSTGWYEMHDLPIEINNCFQVSLPPSAVKTYPASFDDQCFSDVEPGSEVHLTFGIHFETGPTGTISGVKYNDENRNGQRDGEPGLYGWRIYVDLNMNGSWDLNEPYSITNMNGVFTIESVPAGVLVYVREEQQAGWMQTQPLTPGYYDVNLDPGMFLINVQFGNALAPTGGIIYGQKWNDRNHNGVWESGEPPLAGWKIFVDDFAPTGVWTEGELFAITDENGMWMIENVPPGPHSVREVPQDGWFQSYPPRWWSILEGQYVSPTGTTSTARGWGVFNLNPQDNTLHFYVGMQWVASDVTGIHIHRGAVGEVGNVLYDLLAAVDPLQWAIGGPAMGYVQLADIAGEGLTVQQQIDMLENGMLYLDIHTEQYPDGELRNLVGPSHGTHQIDVHAGGAIGGLDFGNFETGDGGQPEDCSCVIGIFEGDQTHDWKLAWTEPTAPTAPVDFRVVASSVNASETGSITVTVVDEAGTQTITVNHPATGDAEGWLHLSLLPHKLYDVTVSFSGTARHYKLGKDNPHLSIGFNSDPRYLEDTDQYWAIRTATGEDVWIELETDPAGVGVPPQSTSATIEIFSASTMATIIGPTTVSLTPGTPTPVGFLGATDDSYVIKITGLNGHFRLRKTSGATDMDKILWMLPCPEGGPKEHKGGIGGFKFNDLNGNGVIDEGDSPLLGVGVYLDLNNDGTWDDGEPGMMTGMDVPSTPGNETGMFFFPGLDAGTYVIREVVQEGWTQTAPAGDGSYVVTLAQGEVRMDLAFGNRMTAPSTGKLGGYKFNDLNNNGVWDNGGPGMPGWQIFIDSNNNGVWDTDERYAYTMVDNPDTEPSELGYWEIGGLPAGDYVIRETQQAGWTVTRPEMGQEMVHLEPGQTFNMLNFGNRLTPVKGSISVFKFKDINNNGMWDEGEPSLPGWTVYLDLNDNGMLDSGEPSMVTMDDNIGTAAVNEAGMYRFADLDAGMYVVREVRQSGWTQTFPMGDGAHRPMVYDGMHLNGMHFGNRPTPVITGMCGDLNGDGQVSILDVIISLQIITMRITATEQQAHLGDIVRDGQLNVGDTIRMLRFLVGIATIEGCGPVGPAPVERVLTGTVMFDASVMPGVTVELKAPAEYEVNTVIMTGLTDSSGVFTLQNAPAGIYTVWAIAPVGQGFWPLAHTSVSLPPTGDEDAGTIYLTKQVTATYPVGVTHEDNPTPTFTWEALDGTADYVVRLRNTGANAEMFGAPVETTSFTFPSQLPVGSYEWQVTARNGVGVAIGRSMTATFTRID